Part of the Verrucomicrobiia bacterium genome is shown below.
AACGGGACTGCGCGGGCGAGTCCACCAGCTTGAGCCAGGCCCCGTGGACGAGCGCGGTGGGTTGCAGCGTGTGGCCGGCGGGTTCGCTGGCCATCTTGTGCGCGGCGAGGCGGCACAGTTCCTGATCAACCAGCGGCAACCGTTCGTCGGTGGAACCGGCGAAATCAGGAGATCACCCCATGTGACTGATCCAGCTCCGGAGGTTCGGCATACGAAGGGTTGGGCGGATTCGCCCGCCGATTCGTGGACCCCGGACCCGATTCACTCCGGGGGCGGGATGGCTGACGACGGAACGGAAGGCGGGGTTGCTGCGTCGTCGGCCGGAACCGGTTTGAGGGAGCGCAGGCGGATGTTCTTCAACTCCGCGGTCGTGCTGTAGCTGGCGATGCCGAGCGGCTTGGACAGCTCAATGTCGCCCGGCCTCAGGGAGATGGTCTTCCCCGCGATCGCGGTGTGAATCCGCCGCTCGCCGTCAATCCACACCGAAAGATGGGCCGGCGTGACCGCCAGGCGGATCCGATACCAGCGTCCCGCCTCGAACCGCTGGTGGGTGGTCGTCTCATTGTGTGCGGCGTCGTTGCCGTCCAGGGAGGAGATCCCAACGACGCTGCCGCCCCAGCCACCGACGATCAGCGTCGCGAAATCCGAACCCACGGGA
Proteins encoded:
- a CDS encoding DUF1080 domain-containing protein; its protein translation is MRNAMLALGCWLVVMSGSAQEWRSLLDEKTQSGWKPTPFGGSGEVEVTGGTLVLNMGLLTGVNFTNPTPHMDYEIELEARRVVGSDFFCGLTFPVGSDFATLIVGGWGGSVVGISSLDGNDAAHNETTTHQRFEAGRWYRIRLAVTPAHLSVWIDGERRIHTAIAGKTISLRPGDIELSKPLGIASYSTTAELKNIRLRSLKPVPADDAATPPSVPSSAIPPPE